One Streptomyces sp. NBC_01237 genomic region harbors:
- the yicI gene encoding alpha-xylosidase — translation MKFTDGFWLMREGVRASYATEIRDLRLEADRFTAYAAVKRVARRGDTLNTPLITVECFSPAEGVIGVRATHHAGKRRRGPEFDVRPDLSRTARTRVDGTVTELTSGPLTLRMDGDGPWGMTFLDGDGRRLTGADALGTAFATTPDGAHHMLAQLALGVGENVYGLGERFTPFVKNGQTVDIWQADGGTSSEQAYKNVPFYLSSRGYGVFVNHPGKVSFEIGSESVGQVQFSVEDQTLEYYVVAGPTPKDVLARYTALTGRPALPPAWSFGLWLTTSFCTSYDEETVTSFVDGMAERGIPLTVFHFDCFWMREYQWSDFAWDPEVFPDPQGMLARLKERGLRISMWINPYIAQKSALFAEAAALGHLVRRPDGDIWQWDLWQPGMALVDFTSPAARSWYNDKLRVLLEQGVDCFKTDFGERVPTDVVWHDGSDPERMHNYYAQLYNRTVFELLEKERGSGEAVLFARSATAGGQQFPVHWGGDCFASFTAMAESLRGGLSLGLSGFGFWSHDIGGFEGTPDPAVFKRWLAFGLLSSHSRLHGNVSYRVPWAFGEEAVDVARQFTVLKHRLMPYLYGAAAEAHRTGIPVMRPMLLEFPEDPTARTLDRQYMLGPDLLVAPVFSADGEVEYYVPEGTWTSLLTGERITGPVWRHETHGFDSLPLLVRPGAVLPWGADGQRPDGDWPDGITLRVYGDGRGPGSEAPAGERALTVLDLTGSPAAVYRVVREGDHVRVSAEGTELPYRVIVEDTGATGEGAGSGTIRVG, via the coding sequence ATGAAGTTCACCGACGGCTTCTGGCTCATGCGTGAGGGCGTCCGCGCCTCCTACGCCACCGAGATCCGTGATCTGCGCCTCGAAGCCGACCGGTTCACCGCGTACGCCGCGGTCAAACGGGTCGCCCGGCGCGGCGACACCCTCAACACCCCGCTGATCACCGTCGAATGCTTCTCCCCGGCCGAGGGCGTCATCGGCGTACGCGCCACTCATCACGCGGGAAAGAGGCGGCGCGGACCGGAGTTCGACGTGCGTCCGGACCTCTCCCGCACCGCGCGCACCCGTGTGGACGGCACGGTCACCGAACTGACCAGCGGGCCCCTGACGCTGCGGATGGACGGCGACGGGCCGTGGGGCATGACGTTCCTCGACGGCGATGGGCGCCGCCTCACCGGCGCCGACGCCCTGGGCACGGCCTTCGCGACCACCCCCGACGGCGCCCATCACATGCTCGCCCAACTCGCCCTGGGCGTAGGTGAGAACGTCTACGGGCTCGGTGAGCGCTTCACCCCGTTCGTCAAGAACGGCCAGACCGTGGACATCTGGCAGGCGGACGGCGGCACCAGCAGTGAACAGGCCTACAAGAACGTCCCGTTCTATCTCTCCTCGCGCGGCTACGGCGTCTTCGTCAACCACCCCGGAAAGGTCTCCTTCGAGATCGGCTCCGAGTCGGTCGGGCAGGTGCAGTTCAGCGTCGAGGACCAGACACTGGAGTACTACGTCGTCGCCGGGCCGACCCCCAAGGACGTCCTCGCCCGCTACACCGCACTCACCGGCCGGCCCGCCCTGCCGCCGGCCTGGTCGTTCGGGCTCTGGCTGACCACCTCGTTCTGCACCTCGTACGACGAGGAGACCGTCACCTCGTTCGTCGACGGCATGGCCGAGCGCGGCATCCCCCTCACCGTCTTCCACTTCGACTGCTTCTGGATGCGCGAGTACCAGTGGTCGGACTTCGCGTGGGACCCGGAGGTGTTCCCCGACCCCCAGGGGATGCTGGCCCGGCTCAAGGAGCGCGGACTGCGCATCAGTATGTGGATCAACCCCTACATCGCCCAGAAGTCCGCCCTGTTCGCGGAGGCGGCGGCACTCGGCCACCTGGTGCGACGGCCGGACGGAGACATCTGGCAGTGGGACCTGTGGCAGCCCGGCATGGCACTGGTCGACTTCACCAGCCCCGCCGCCCGCTCCTGGTACAACGACAAGCTCCGGGTGCTGCTGGAGCAGGGAGTGGACTGCTTCAAGACGGACTTCGGCGAACGGGTGCCCACGGACGTGGTGTGGCACGACGGCTCCGATCCGGAGCGGATGCACAACTACTACGCGCAGCTCTACAACCGCACGGTCTTCGAGCTCCTGGAGAAGGAGCGCGGCAGCGGAGAGGCGGTGCTCTTCGCCCGGTCGGCGACGGCCGGCGGCCAGCAGTTCCCGGTGCACTGGGGCGGCGACTGCTTCGCCTCCTTCACCGCGATGGCGGAATCACTGCGCGGCGGCCTGTCGCTCGGGCTGTCCGGCTTCGGCTTCTGGAGCCATGACATCGGCGGCTTCGAGGGCACCCCCGACCCGGCGGTCTTCAAACGGTGGCTCGCCTTCGGTCTGTTGTCCTCGCACAGCCGCCTGCACGGCAATGTGTCCTACCGGGTGCCGTGGGCGTTCGGCGAGGAAGCGGTCGACGTGGCACGGCAGTTCACCGTGCTCAAGCACCGGCTCATGCCCTATCTGTACGGTGCGGCGGCCGAGGCCCACCGCACCGGCATCCCCGTGATGCGCCCGATGCTGCTCGAATTCCCCGAGGACCCGACGGCCCGCACCCTGGACCGCCAGTACATGCTGGGCCCCGATCTGCTGGTCGCCCCGGTCTTCTCGGCGGACGGCGAGGTGGAGTACTACGTCCCCGAAGGGACCTGGACCTCGCTGCTGACCGGTGAGCGGATCACCGGACCGGTCTGGCGCCACGAGACCCATGGCTTCGACAGCCTGCCCCTGCTGGTCAGGCCGGGAGCCGTCCTGCCCTGGGGCGCGGACGGTCAACGCCCGGACGGGGACTGGCCGGACGGGATCACCCTGCGGGTGTACGGAGACGGGCGGGGTCCCGGTTCCGAGGCCCCTGCCGGTGAAAGGGCGCTCACCGTCCTGGATCTGACGGGCAGTCCGGCAGCCGTCTACCGCGTCGTGCGCGAAGGGGACCACGTACGCGTGAGCGCGGAGGGGACGGAACTGCCGTACCGCGTGATCGTGGAGGACACGGGCGCGACGGGCGAGGGGGCGGGTTCCGGGACGATCCGCGTCGGCTGA
- a CDS encoding aldehyde dehydrogenase family protein, with amino-acid sequence MSALSTIHIDGVWRAAGSGATREILDPADATVLAVVAEGDVTDTDAAVAAARRAFDDGPWPHRPVAERAGLLRRVAGLLQRDREEIALTESRDTGKTLEEGRVDVDDVTNAFRYFADLVMNESGGRVVDAGDPDVHSIVVHEPVGVCALIAPWNYPLLQASWKIAPALAAGNTFVLKPSEVTPLSTVHLIRLLSEAGLPDGAANLVTGAGDPVGARLSEHPDVDLVSFTGGLASGTKVAQAAAPTVKKVALELGGKNPNVVFADACATEDGFDTAVDQALNAAFFHSGQVCSAGARLIVEESVSERFVTELARRADAIRLGRGTEAGVECGPLVSAQQLAKVEAYVASARAEGAVVRSGGARPEPSAQRPAGGYFYRPTVLDGCHREMRVVREETFGPILTVETFRTEEEAVTLANDTDYGLAGAVWTTDGGRARRVAGRLRHGTVWINDYHPYLPQAEWGGFGKSGTGRELGPTGLAEYRESKHIYQNLNPRPQRWFAG; translated from the coding sequence ATGTCGGCGCTCAGCACCATCCACATCGACGGCGTCTGGCGGGCCGCCGGGTCCGGCGCGACCCGCGAGATCCTCGACCCCGCCGACGCCACCGTCCTCGCGGTCGTCGCCGAGGGCGACGTCACGGACACCGACGCCGCCGTCGCCGCCGCGCGCCGCGCCTTCGACGACGGCCCGTGGCCGCACAGGCCCGTCGCCGAGCGTGCCGGGCTGCTCCGCCGCGTCGCCGGCCTGCTCCAGCGCGACCGCGAGGAGATCGCGCTCACCGAGAGCCGCGACACCGGCAAGACCCTCGAAGAGGGCCGCGTCGACGTCGACGACGTGACCAACGCCTTCCGTTACTTCGCCGACCTCGTCATGAACGAGAGCGGCGGCCGGGTCGTCGACGCGGGCGACCCCGACGTCCACAGCATCGTCGTGCACGAGCCGGTCGGTGTCTGCGCCCTGATCGCCCCCTGGAACTACCCGCTCCTCCAGGCCAGCTGGAAGATCGCCCCGGCGCTCGCCGCGGGCAACACCTTCGTGCTCAAGCCCAGCGAGGTCACGCCGCTCTCCACCGTCCACCTGATCCGGCTGCTCTCCGAGGCCGGGCTGCCCGACGGCGCGGCCAATCTCGTCACCGGTGCGGGCGACCCGGTCGGGGCCCGGCTCTCGGAGCATCCGGACGTGGACCTGGTCTCCTTCACCGGCGGCCTGGCCAGCGGCACCAAGGTCGCGCAGGCCGCCGCGCCCACCGTGAAGAAGGTCGCCCTGGAGCTCGGCGGCAAGAACCCCAACGTGGTGTTCGCCGACGCCTGCGCCACCGAGGACGGCTTCGACACCGCCGTCGACCAGGCCCTGAACGCCGCGTTCTTCCACAGCGGGCAGGTCTGCTCGGCCGGGGCCCGGCTCATCGTCGAGGAGTCCGTCAGCGAGCGCTTCGTCACCGAACTGGCCCGCCGCGCCGACGCGATCCGGCTCGGCCGGGGCACCGAGGCGGGTGTCGAGTGCGGCCCGCTCGTCTCCGCGCAGCAGCTCGCCAAGGTCGAGGCGTACGTCGCCTCCGCCCGTGCGGAGGGCGCGGTCGTCCGCTCCGGCGGCGCCCGCCCCGAGCCCTCCGCGCAGCGGCCGGCCGGCGGCTACTTCTACCGCCCGACCGTGCTGGACGGCTGCCACCGGGAGATGCGGGTCGTCCGCGAGGAGACCTTCGGCCCGATCCTCACGGTCGAGACGTTCCGTACCGAGGAGGAGGCCGTCACCCTGGCCAACGACACGGACTACGGCCTCGCCGGCGCCGTCTGGACCACGGACGGGGGCCGCGCCCGTCGCGTGGCGGGGCGGCTGCGCCACGGCACCGTATGGATCAACGACTACCACCCCTATCTCCCGCAGGCCGAATGGGGCGGCTTCGGCAAGTCCGGTACGGGGCGCGAGCTGGGCCCCACCGGTCTCGCGGAGTACCGGGAGTCCAAGCACATCTACCAGAACCTCAACCCGCGTCCGCAGCGCTGGTTCGCCGGCTGA
- a CDS encoding GMC family oxidoreductase: MPPSPHRTALPEPVDYVIVGGGTAGSVIASRLTEDPGVTVTVIEGGPTDIGRDDVLTLRRWLGLLGGDLDYDYPTTEQPRGNSHIRHSRARVLGGCSSHNTLISFRPLPGDWDEWAEAGADGWDAAAMDPYFARLRNNIVPVDEKDRNAIARDFVDAARTAAGVPRVDSFNREPFHEGVGFFDLAYHPEDNKRSSASVAYLHPHIEAGDRPNLSILLETWAYRLEFDGTRATGVHVRTKDGEEVLLRATREVLVCAGAVDTPRLLLHSGIGPREDLERLGIPVVHDLPGVGENLLDHPESVIVWETDGPIPENSAMDSDAGLFVRRAPESRGPDLMFHFYQIPFTDNPERIGYEKPEHGVSMTPNVPKPRSRGRLYLTSPDPEVKPALDFRYFTDEDDHDGRTLVDGIKLAREIARTEPLAHWLKREVCPGPDITSDEDISAYARKVAHTVYHPAGTCRMGAPGDPAAVVDPQLRVRGLDGIRIADASVFPTMPAVNPMIGVLMVGEKCAELLTAEVPAGGEGR; this comes from the coding sequence ATGCCCCCGTCCCCCCACCGCACCGCACTCCCCGAACCTGTCGACTACGTGATCGTCGGCGGCGGCACCGCCGGTTCGGTCATCGCCTCCCGCCTCACCGAGGACCCCGGCGTCACCGTCACGGTCATCGAGGGCGGCCCCACGGACATCGGCCGCGACGACGTGCTCACGCTGCGCCGCTGGCTCGGCCTCCTCGGCGGCGACCTCGACTACGACTACCCCACCACCGAACAGCCGCGCGGCAACTCCCACATACGCCACAGCCGGGCCCGGGTGCTCGGCGGCTGCTCCTCCCACAACACGCTGATCAGCTTCAGACCGCTGCCCGGCGACTGGGACGAGTGGGCCGAGGCGGGCGCCGACGGCTGGGACGCGGCCGCGATGGACCCGTACTTCGCCAGACTGCGCAACAACATCGTGCCCGTCGACGAGAAGGACCGTAACGCCATCGCCCGCGACTTCGTCGACGCGGCGCGGACCGCGGCCGGAGTCCCGCGCGTCGACAGCTTCAACCGCGAGCCGTTCCACGAGGGCGTCGGCTTCTTCGACCTGGCCTACCACCCGGAGGACAACAAGCGCTCCTCCGCCTCCGTCGCCTACCTCCACCCGCACATCGAGGCCGGTGACCGCCCCAACCTCTCGATCCTGCTGGAGACCTGGGCGTACCGCCTGGAATTCGACGGCACGCGCGCCACGGGAGTGCACGTCCGGACGAAGGACGGCGAGGAGGTCCTGCTGCGCGCCACGCGCGAAGTCCTGGTCTGCGCGGGCGCGGTGGACACCCCGCGGCTGCTGCTGCACTCCGGGATCGGGCCGCGCGAGGACCTGGAACGGCTCGGCATTCCCGTCGTCCACGACCTGCCCGGCGTCGGCGAGAACCTGCTCGACCACCCCGAGTCGGTCATCGTCTGGGAGACCGACGGTCCCATCCCCGAGAACTCCGCGATGGACTCGGACGCGGGGCTCTTCGTCCGCCGCGCCCCCGAATCCCGGGGCCCGGACCTGATGTTCCACTTCTACCAGATCCCGTTCACCGACAACCCGGAGCGGATCGGCTACGAGAAGCCCGAGCACGGTGTGTCGATGACCCCGAACGTCCCCAAACCGCGCAGCCGCGGCCGCCTCTACCTCACCAGCCCCGATCCCGAGGTCAAACCCGCCCTGGACTTCCGCTACTTCACCGACGAGGACGACCACGACGGCCGCACCCTGGTCGACGGCATCAAGCTGGCCCGCGAGATAGCGAGGACCGAACCGCTCGCGCACTGGCTCAAGCGCGAGGTGTGCCCCGGTCCGGACATCACGTCGGACGAGGACATCAGCGCGTACGCCCGAAAGGTCGCGCACACCGTCTACCACCCGGCGGGCACCTGCCGGATGGGTGCCCCCGGGGACCCGGCGGCCGTTGTCGATCCCCAGCTGCGCGTCCGGGGACTCGACGGCATCCGGATCGCGGATGCCTCCGTCTTCCCGACCATGCCCGCGGTGAACCCGATGATCGGAGTCCTGATGGTGGGCGAGAAGTGCGCCGAACTGCTCACGGCCGAGGTCCCGGCCGGAGGCGAGGGCCGATGA
- a CDS encoding quaternary amine ABC transporter ATP-binding protein, which produces MTGADTPVFAVRNLWKVFGPGAERIPGGAYADLPAAELRERTGCTAAVRDVSFDVRKGEVFVVMGLSGSGKSTLVRCLTRLIEPTGGTVAIDGEDVLAMDRARLRELRRHRAAMVFQHFGLLPHRTVLDNVAYGLEIQGLGRAERRARAAELVAKVGLAGLEDRRPAQLSGGQQQRVGLARALAVDPSVLLFDEPFSALDPLIRREMQDEVVRLHREEGRTMVFITHDLGEALRLGTRIALMRDGGIVQLGTPEEIVGSPADDYVRAFVRDVPREQVLTVATAMRPPAAGESERGPALRPDATVSQAIEAVARSGDPAARVMDRGRLVGIVDHACLLDVVAGTGSRGGAEDGPHGVTA; this is translated from the coding sequence ATGACCGGAGCCGATACCCCCGTCTTCGCCGTCCGGAACCTGTGGAAGGTGTTCGGCCCCGGGGCCGAACGGATCCCCGGCGGCGCGTACGCCGACCTGCCCGCCGCCGAACTGCGCGAGCGCACCGGCTGCACCGCCGCCGTGCGCGACGTCTCCTTCGACGTCCGCAAGGGAGAGGTCTTCGTCGTGATGGGCCTGTCGGGCTCCGGCAAGTCGACCCTCGTACGCTGCCTCACCCGGCTGATCGAGCCCACCGGCGGCACGGTCGCCATCGACGGCGAGGACGTCCTCGCGATGGACCGCGCCCGGCTGCGCGAACTGCGCCGCCACCGGGCCGCGATGGTCTTCCAGCACTTCGGACTGCTGCCGCACCGCACGGTCCTCGACAATGTCGCCTACGGACTGGAGATCCAGGGCCTGGGCCGGGCCGAACGCCGGGCCAGGGCGGCGGAACTCGTCGCGAAGGTCGGGCTGGCCGGGCTGGAGGACCGCCGTCCCGCACAGCTCTCCGGCGGCCAGCAGCAGCGCGTCGGGCTGGCACGGGCGCTCGCCGTCGACCCGTCCGTCCTCCTCTTCGACGAACCGTTCAGCGCGCTCGACCCGCTGATCCGCCGCGAGATGCAGGACGAAGTGGTCAGGCTCCACCGCGAGGAGGGCCGCACGATGGTGTTCATCACCCATGACCTCGGCGAGGCGCTGCGCCTGGGGACCCGGATCGCCCTGATGCGCGACGGCGGCATCGTGCAGCTCGGCACCCCCGAGGAGATCGTCGGATCGCCCGCCGACGACTATGTGCGCGCGTTCGTCCGCGATGTGCCGCGCGAGCAGGTCCTCACCGTCGCCACCGCCATGCGGCCCCCGGCCGCCGGAGAGAGCGAACGCGGCCCGGCCCTGCGCCCCGACGCCACCGTCTCCCAGGCCATCGAAGCGGTGGCCCGCTCCGGCGACCCGGCGGCCCGTGTCATGGACAGGGGCCGACTGGTCGGCATCGTCGACCACGCGTGCCTGCTCGACGTCGTCGCGGGGACCGGGTCCCGCGGGGGAGCCGAGGACGGGCCGCACGGGGTGACCGCCTGA
- a CDS encoding ABC transporter permease → MATARAVSTPTSGPASGSPRRGPVAALRGRPALVKLLLLAVIAAVAVPVVHARWGGGMWPQALTVDLSAPLGDVTAWIVANRDSHPLFLYFFGHISNAVVISVRAVYLLLLALGWAGVTALAAVVAWRAAGVRLALTAAVSFLVCGLLGMWVPTMQTLALMVVAVLASVALGLLLGLAAGLSDRTFRVLRPVLDTMQVLPAFAYLLPVVLVFGIGVPGAVLATVVYAAPPMARLTALGLRGADRGVMEAVASLGATGRQRLLTARLPLARKELLLGLNQTIMMALSMAVIASVIGAGGLGDRVYQALSSVDVGAALAAGIPIVLLAVVLDRTTEAAGRRIGGSPAGPAALRGRRGWALAAVIAAAAAAAGRSAGGRVWPESATVAIAQPVNTAKDWMVDHLYTGVPVVGGTADWAAHFTDGILNPLRDGLQGLPWWSVLLIVAALAWTIGTWRTAATAVLAMAAIGVLGVWEPSMDTLSQVIAAVAVTLVLGFAIAVAAARSERLERLLRPVLDVFQTMPQFVYLIPVVALFGVGRAPAAAAAVVYALPAVVRITTQGLRGVDPAAMECARSLGATSGQQLRQVQLPLARPALLLAVNQGVVLVLAVVIIGGLVGSGALGYQVVLGLGQGDLATGLVAGAAIVCLGLMLDRVTQPTIRRQRQES, encoded by the coding sequence ATGGCCACCGCCCGAGCCGTCTCCACGCCCACCTCCGGCCCGGCGTCCGGCAGTCCGCGCCGGGGGCCGGTGGCCGCGCTGCGCGGCCGGCCCGCCCTCGTCAAGCTCCTGCTGCTCGCGGTGATCGCCGCCGTCGCCGTCCCGGTCGTCCACGCCCGCTGGGGCGGGGGAATGTGGCCCCAGGCGCTGACCGTCGACCTGTCGGCGCCGCTCGGCGACGTGACCGCGTGGATCGTGGCCAACCGCGACAGCCATCCGCTGTTCCTCTACTTCTTCGGCCACATCAGCAACGCGGTCGTCATCTCCGTGCGCGCCGTCTACCTCCTCCTGCTGGCCCTCGGCTGGGCGGGCGTCACCGCCCTCGCCGCCGTTGTCGCGTGGCGCGCGGCCGGTGTCCGGCTCGCGCTGACGGCGGCGGTGTCGTTCCTCGTGTGCGGGCTGCTGGGCATGTGGGTGCCGACCATGCAGACGCTCGCGCTGATGGTCGTCGCGGTTCTCGCCTCCGTCGCGCTCGGCCTGCTCCTCGGGCTCGCCGCCGGGCTCTCGGACCGCACGTTCCGGGTGCTGCGCCCCGTACTCGACACGATGCAGGTGCTGCCCGCCTTCGCCTATCTGCTGCCCGTGGTGCTCGTCTTCGGCATCGGTGTGCCCGGAGCCGTCCTCGCCACCGTCGTGTACGCGGCTCCGCCGATGGCCCGGCTCACCGCGCTCGGGCTGCGCGGTGCCGACCGGGGGGTCATGGAAGCGGTGGCCTCGCTCGGCGCGACCGGCCGACAGCGCCTGCTGACCGCCCGGCTGCCGTTGGCCCGCAAGGAACTCCTGCTCGGCCTCAACCAGACGATCATGATGGCCCTGTCCATGGCCGTCATCGCCTCCGTCATCGGTGCCGGGGGTCTCGGCGACCGTGTCTACCAGGCGCTGTCCTCGGTCGATGTGGGAGCCGCCCTCGCGGCGGGCATCCCGATCGTGCTGCTGGCCGTCGTCCTGGACCGTACGACCGAGGCGGCCGGACGGCGGATCGGCGGCTCGCCCGCCGGCCCCGCCGCCCTGCGGGGCCGGCGCGGCTGGGCCCTGGCCGCCGTGATCGCGGCGGCCGCCGCCGCGGCGGGCCGGTCGGCCGGCGGCCGGGTCTGGCCCGAGAGCGCGACCGTGGCCATCGCCCAACCGGTCAACACCGCCAAGGACTGGATGGTCGACCACCTCTACACCGGTGTGCCCGTCGTCGGCGGCACCGCCGACTGGGCCGCCCACTTCACCGACGGGATACTCAACCCGCTGCGCGACGGGCTCCAGGGCCTGCCCTGGTGGTCGGTGCTGCTGATCGTCGCGGCCCTCGCCTGGACCATCGGCACCTGGCGCACGGCGGCCACCGCCGTACTGGCCATGGCGGCCATCGGCGTCCTCGGTGTCTGGGAACCGTCGATGGACACGCTCAGCCAGGTCATCGCCGCCGTGGCGGTCACCCTCGTGCTGGGCTTCGCGATCGCCGTCGCGGCGGCCCGGAGCGAGCGCCTGGAGCGGCTGCTGCGACCGGTCCTGGACGTCTTCCAGACGATGCCGCAGTTCGTGTACCTGATCCCCGTCGTCGCGCTGTTCGGCGTCGGCCGCGCCCCCGCCGCCGCGGCGGCCGTCGTCTACGCGCTGCCCGCCGTCGTCCGCATCACCACCCAGGGGCTGCGGGGCGTCGACCCCGCCGCGATGGAGTGCGCCCGCTCGCTCGGCGCGACGAGCGGCCAGCAGCTGCGCCAGGTCCAACTGCCCCTGGCCCGGCCCGCACTGCTGCTCGCCGTCAACCAGGGCGTCGTGCTGGTCCTCGCGGTGGTCATCATCGGCGGCCTCGTCGGATCGGGCGCGCTCGGCTACCAGGTGGTGCTCGGCCTCGGTCAGGGCGACCTGGCCACCGGGCTCGTCGCGGGAGCCGCGATCGTCTGCCTCGGCCTGATGCTCGACCGGGTCACCCAGCCCACCATCCGCCGCCAGCGACAGGAGAGCTGA
- a CDS encoding ABC transporter substrate-binding protein: MAAAVSSAAALLAVTGCGAADMTRQTSPFAAPAGIRTVTLSVQSWVGAQANVAVARQLLEDELGYRVDLVQTDEVPAWDALSQGRVDAILEDWGHPDQEKLYVDEKKTIVRGGDLGVTGHIGWYVPKYWADQHPDVTDWKNLNAYADELRTAESGDKGQLMDGSPSYVTNDTALVKNLDLDYKVVFAGSEAAQITQIQQFAKEKKPFLSYWYQPQWLFNEVPMVEVELPEYTEACGAKDPEDIDCAYPRTPLQKYLNADFAGRGGEAAAFLKRFRWSEDAQNEVSELIASQKLTPEEAADRWIAANPDVWKKWLPR; encoded by the coding sequence ATGGCCGCGGCCGTTTCCTCGGCCGCGGCCCTGCTGGCGGTCACCGGCTGCGGCGCCGCCGACATGACCCGGCAGACGTCGCCGTTCGCGGCGCCCGCCGGGATCAGGACCGTCACCCTCTCCGTACAGTCGTGGGTCGGCGCCCAGGCCAATGTGGCGGTCGCCCGGCAACTCCTGGAGGACGAGCTCGGCTACCGGGTCGATCTGGTCCAGACGGACGAGGTCCCCGCCTGGGACGCCCTCAGCCAGGGCCGCGTCGACGCGATCCTGGAGGACTGGGGCCACCCGGACCAGGAGAAGCTGTACGTCGACGAGAAGAAGACCATCGTGCGCGGCGGGGACCTCGGTGTCACCGGGCACATCGGCTGGTACGTACCGAAGTACTGGGCGGACCAGCACCCCGACGTCACCGACTGGAAGAACCTGAACGCGTACGCGGACGAACTGCGCACCGCGGAGAGCGGCGACAAGGGCCAGCTGATGGACGGTTCACCGTCCTACGTCACCAATGACACGGCGCTGGTGAAGAACCTCGACCTGGACTACAAGGTGGTCTTCGCCGGCTCCGAGGCCGCCCAGATCACGCAGATCCAGCAGTTCGCCAAGGAGAAGAAGCCCTTCCTCAGCTACTGGTACCAGCCGCAGTGGCTGTTCAACGAGGTGCCGATGGTGGAGGTGGAACTCCCGGAGTACACCGAGGCGTGCGGGGCGAAGGACCCCGAGGACATCGACTGCGCCTATCCGAGGACACCGCTCCAGAAGTACCTCAACGCCGACTTCGCCGGGCGCGGTGGCGAGGCGGCCGCGTTCCTGAAGAGGTTCAGGTGGTCCGAGGACGCGCAGAACGAGGTGTCGGAGCTGATCGCCTCGCAGAAGCTCACCCCGGAGGAAGCCGCCGATCGCTGGATCGCGGCGAACCCGGACGTATGGAAGAAGTGGCTTCCCCGATAG
- a CDS encoding cytochrome P450 — translation MSTQTGTALEAERRGHTLVPGPKGLPFLGSMPQFAKNPLAFFERLRGHGDMVRWRFGRNRCVFISDPDCIGELLTETERSFDQPTLGIAFRTVMGNGVVVAQGADWRRKRSLVQPSVRPKQVKSYASTMADSTVELADTWKGGERVDIKREMAALTQRIAVRTIFGVDTPADAESMGRAMDVAQREIGKEFSGIGALLPDWVPTPGRARIKKAAAVIDAEVGRVVARHRDGDGERPDLLSRLLTAVDETGAHLTDQEIRDETVTLYIGGHETTSSTLVWAWYLLSRNPRARAALAEELDRVLGDREPTFDDYTRLTYAQSVVKETLRLYPTIWLITGVAKEDAHIGGVPIPQGTRVWSSQWATQRDARWFPEPEEFRPERWDAEQGDEIAEYAWFPFGGGPRVCLGTRFAMVEAVLILAVLARRFELDVDPGTVRPVPTLTLQPDRDIMATVRARQS, via the coding sequence ATGTCCACGCAGACCGGCACGGCACTCGAAGCCGAGCGGCGCGGCCACACACTCGTACCGGGCCCCAAGGGGCTGCCGTTCCTGGGGAGCATGCCGCAGTTCGCGAAGAACCCGCTCGCCTTCTTCGAGCGTCTTCGCGGTCACGGGGACATGGTGCGCTGGCGTTTCGGCCGGAACCGGTGCGTGTTCATATCCGACCCGGACTGCATAGGCGAACTGCTCACCGAGACGGAACGCTCCTTCGACCAGCCCACGCTGGGCATCGCCTTCCGTACGGTGATGGGCAACGGCGTGGTCGTGGCGCAGGGTGCGGACTGGCGGCGGAAGCGGTCGCTGGTCCAGCCATCGGTGCGGCCGAAGCAGGTGAAGTCGTACGCGTCGACCATGGCCGACAGCACGGTGGAGCTGGCGGACACCTGGAAGGGCGGCGAACGCGTCGACATCAAGCGGGAGATGGCCGCCCTGACCCAGCGGATCGCGGTCCGCACCATCTTCGGCGTGGACACTCCGGCGGACGCCGAGTCGATGGGCCGGGCGATGGATGTCGCACAGCGCGAGATCGGCAAGGAGTTCAGCGGCATCGGGGCACTGCTCCCGGACTGGGTGCCGACGCCGGGCCGGGCCAGGATCAAGAAGGCCGCCGCGGTCATCGACGCCGAGGTGGGCCGGGTCGTGGCCCGCCACCGCGACGGGGACGGGGAGCGCCCCGACCTGCTGAGCCGGCTGCTGACCGCGGTGGACGAGACCGGCGCGCACCTGACCGACCAGGAGATCCGCGACGAGACGGTCACCCTGTACATCGGGGGCCACGAGACGACCAGTTCCACCCTGGTGTGGGCCTGGTATCTGCTGTCCCGCAATCCGCGCGCGCGGGCCGCCCTAGCCGAGGAGCTGGACCGGGTACTCGGCGACCGCGAGCCCACGTTCGACGACTACACGCGCCTCACGTACGCCCAGTCGGTGGTGAAGGAGACCCTGCGCCTGTACCCCACGATCTGGCTGATCACCGGTGTGGCGAAGGAGGACGCGCACATCGGCGGCGTACCCATTCCCCAGGGGACCAGGGTGTGGAGCAGCCAGTGGGCCACGCAGCGCGACGCGCGGTGGTTCCCGGAGCCCGAGGAGTTCCGGCCCGAGCGGTGGGACGCCGAGCAGGGCGACGAGATCGCGGAGTACGCGTGGTTCCCGTTCGGCGGCGGCCCCAGGGTCTGTCTCGGTACGCGCTTCGCGATGGTCGAGGCGGTCCTGATCCTGGCCGTGCTGGCCCGGCGTTTCGAGCTGGACGTGGACCCGGGCACGGTCCGTCCCGTACCGACCCTGACGCTTCAGCCGGACCGGGACATCATGGCTACGGTGCGGGCGCGTCAGTCGTAG